GACAATATTCAGCATAATAATCTAACTGTAGAACATAGTACCAATCATATCCTACCAACATATGTGTGAAGTTACTAAAATATACTCCTActagagaaggaaaaagaaaaaaattattacctTGGTGGCATCAATCTTGTCAAATTTCTTGACCAAGCCGATGACTTGAGTCATTATCTGATCATGGCTGGTACTTTTAAATGTGCAAAGCTGTCGGCTCAATCTGTTCAGCGCATTCACATCTTGAGTAGGGAACACCCTAACCCTCAAATGACACAAAATCATGTTCCTTGTACTTTGCATTTTAACCCGAGCTGATAACAAAGGAAATACAAAACAATTTCAGACTGCATTGAAGAAAAATCCATCCTTCTCAAGTTTCACGAAAACATAAGTTGCAGCAATAGAGCAGTTaatgtggaaaagaaaaggggaaaaggaTTGATGCAAAAGAGTTGGAAAAACAGTACAATCGAAAAGTTTCTTTTTGAGTCCAGTAAATTTATACCTTGAAAACTGTTAATGTTATAGCTATTTACAAGGCATGCAAGAAAAGTTGTTGTGCATTAGCATCAAAACACAAAGAACCCAATTGCCTTGCAAAAGTCAACGTACATTAATCTGGGCTCTATTCTAAACATAATTGAGTAGCAAAATGCAAATAATACAATGCAAATAATACAAGGACAGTCATCTTTTTTATAAGCAAATACAAGGACAGCCATCGTTCAATAAAAGTGGGATTAGTAGCAATAAAAGAAATTGCAACTTGCTAGCAATAAAACAACTTTCTACTTGAAGAGCAAAAAACATGGCACAGAACCATTGTTTCCCTGTTGGAAAAACAATTGATTAACACCATCTTTGAAGACATCCAAGGCCTTTGATCAACTGTCTATATCACTGCACATTCCCTCCATCCCTTCTTCATTTATCTCTATGCCACAGAATTACAGGTAAATAGTATGCTAATTGTTGTAATCATGTTCAATAGACACAGCCCAGAAGATCTGATGACAAGCCAAATTTTCTGATATCACGACTAAAATGAACGTACAAGACTGAAGTATATGTACTAACACTCTCCCACCCAACCAATATGGTTTGAATGTGTCACGGTAAGAGTACCCTTATAAGTGACAGACTCAGTAAAACGACATCTCATAGAAAGATTTACGTAGTTGCAAGACTAAGGGAAGAGTACAGCATAAACAGATATTAAAATGGATAGGTTGCCAGAGACTGACCGGTCAATAACAGGCGCGTTATGACTCATGCCCTCTTCCGATTTTCAGCAGAattaattttttggtctttaagGGCAGCATTTGCAAGTTTACAACTGAATATACTAGTTCTCGCCCATAAGTACATAACACAGACAATAACCCCCTAACCATACAAAATTTAGTTTCAACAGCTCCTGAAGGGGTTTTATAGAGATAAAGTTAAGGGTGAGCATATGCTAATTGTTGTAAAATCATGTTTAATATACACCGCCCAGAAGACCTCTGATGACAAGCCAAATTCTCGGATATCACGACTAAAATGAATTTACAAGACTAAAGTATCTACACGGTAAGAGTACCCTTATGAGTGACAAACCCAGTAAAACGACGTCTCATAGAAAGATTCACACAGTTGCAAGACTAGGGGCAGCATAAGCAGATATTAAAATCGATAGGTTGCCAAAGACTGGCTGGTCGATGACAGGCGCGTTAAGGACATATCTCGTGCCCTCTTCCGATTTTCagcagaataatttttttgtggcATCATTTGCAACCGGATATACTAATTCTCGCACATATCACAAACACTAACACCCTAACCTCACGAAATACTGTTTCAACAGCTCCTGAACTGGGGTTTTACAGAGATAAAGTTAAGGGTGAGGATTTCTCTCACATTTTGCCATGTACCGTACATACCTAACCTCTCATTTGCTGATTGCCAAACCATAAACTTCAACATAGCTTATCGATCATATCTGATGCAAATGATTAGCATCATATCAATATGAAGAGGGATTTCAACAGTAACAATATTAGTATTAACCCAGAATGTAAAATGGAGATTCATGCGTAGTTTGTAAGGAAGGAAGAAGGGACAGAGAACGAAGCAACTAGAAAATAGTTACTCACCCCAAGTATCTCTTCTATACCTTCGTTTTCTTTCAGCACAGAAGAAGGCTGCATTCTAGGTGTTTGCTCTATTGTCTCAAAGTAGGAGGTATTATAATCCCACTTGGGTCTACTTCAGTTTGCCCCTACGCGGGAGGAAAATGGGATAGCCCATCGTGAGATCCAAACAGAATGGCCTATATGAGCCCATTTGAACCCAATTGATGTTGGCTTCTCTTCCTCTTAAGTAAATTAATGGGTACTGATTTTTGTTTGGACCCAAAAAATGCGAATGATAACAAGAGGAGTGTAAAAATATTCCAAatccacttgatttttttgaacatcCTTCCAAATTCATTTGATCATTCCTTCTATGGCGATTGCCCCTTTgtaattatagaaaaaaaacagatgttCCACGGTATTCAGATTATTTCCTTTTATCTCCTTTTTGTTCTTATGTAATAATCACATTCCAATTTGCTATTAGTTTTCACACTCTTATGCAAATTATAAGTTTGTAACCTAGTCAACGTTTGTAAATTTTAAGGCAAATTTCATTATCATACGATGTAGAAAACTTTAGAAACAACAAATAGTACTCTTATGCAAATTATAAGTTCGTAACCTAGTCAACGTTTGTAAATTTTAAGACAAATTTCATTATCATACGATGTAGAAAACTTTAGAAACAACAAATAGTAGTGTTAaacattttgagaaaattttagaACATACCTGGAAGGGTCTACATAGATGGTCCCTCAGGCACAACACGCGTGGTTTGAACCTAATATTGGGTCATCTTAACTATGTGAATAGAATACAGTATcttgaaagattaaaaaaaaaaaggtgaatagTTTTAAAATTAAACAGCGAGATGAATGCACTCAGGCTACCGAGACGAACTTAACAATTTTGTGCGGATCACCTATTTAACAAGATAAgtaaaatgaacaattcaaattaATTAAAGGGTGTGTTTTTGCTAAATTAAATGGACTAAAACTCAAGTTTTCACTGATTTTTAGGCACGTCATTCTTCTCACATATACTATCAACTAAGATATCTTTTAATGAAAATAACTTGACTATTGTCATAATTTGTGGTAAATTTAGTTTAGCGGAAAAGCACCCTAAGTAATTAAATCCGGGATGGGCTAGGAAATGGacttttttttcgaaaattttATAATTGGGCCATAAGCCCATCATTGAAATTGACTTTCTCAAAAATGATGACGTAACCTTCACATTAAACCCGCACAGGATTGGGCCACCACATTACCATCACTCCATATTCATCGGAAGCCTACTTTTTTGTACATCTACATCATGATTAATCatcattctttcttttgttaGTGTTCTTAATCAAACCTAATAGCCCAATTGATGAATTCTTTATACTTACCTACTTGTGGTTTCAATTACTTGTGTTTTCAATGACAATACTACTTAAGATAGGACATAAAACGTATGACAATACTACTTAAGATAGGACATAAAACGTAATAGTCGGGAGCATATTTAATTTATcgtataaaaataatttttgcacttccgatttttataaccacactttaatatttgtctttttagagtttaaataaattttgaagTGTGATTATCAAAAGTTGAGTGCCAAATTATCTCAAAAAACTAACTACTATATACGAGCATTCATTAGTTTTAAAGATTGTACAATGATACATAAATGTAAAACTTATGAAATAAATTAGGTCTAACAGTACGTTAACTTGTAGACTTTATTTACACCTTAACCATTGCTTATCTAGACGCTTGTTAGCATGATTAGTgatacaaaaaatatttcacttgattttcacacttaaattttatacaaaattttcaattgtgtATACTCTGTATGTACtctcaatatttttttgggtgcaaaaaTGGAAATATAGGTATTGCTGTCAGATTATACCACTATTTGTATGAGATCACATCACAACTATATTGAGACCAAAGCTAAAGTTTCACCTGTGAATGGTGTAATGAGTATTGTTTACTTGAGTCTTGTCCAATCAAGTTCTGACTTTTCACCACTTAAACCACCTCCTTACTAGTATTTAATATCATTATTTCTATCATAAAGGTAACACCTTTCTTGGTGTGAACGACTCTTATGCAGTCATTTCACACCAAAGAAGCTACcaagcaaaggaaaaaaaatggtcaccctaattttcttcttttcacaTCCCAGATTTCATTATACAATAATCTTAATTGAAGCTTTTTCACTTTTCATGTTTTATATTATAGAATTTGTATGCGAATCGTGTGTGTCTGGGCGTTAAGTACTTATATATACTGtaacttaataaaatattactccaaCTTAccatgattattattattgaaaaGAACATCAATATTAGTAAAAtgcatcttctttttttggtaagtaacaAATATTAAATGCATCTTGATATTTCGTAAAGTATAATACTCCGTATTACATTTCTGATTTCTCTTACATCCTATATTTATTATTCACCGTCTCTATTGGATAGTATCTATAAAATAATCAAGTCCGGTACTATTTAACCAACAAAAGCCAAGCTAATACTCCTATTAAACTCATTGGTCTATTATTACACTGGAATATAGATTCTGGGTgggttcttttcttcttcttgttctagTATTGGGTAGAGAGGGGTGAATAAATTTGGAGTGATGGGAAATGTCAATGGCAGAGAAGATGGAAGCacaggtggtggtggtggttcatCTGGGGTGGATGAGGACGGTGGTGCACCGGATGAAATGGGTGGTGCACCACCTCCTCACGGCGACGGTGGTGAGTTGATGGGTCAGTCCCCACCTTCTAGCCCTAGGGCTGCTCAATCCCCTTTGATGTTCACTCCTCAGGTCTgttctttctcatctttttttttccccctgtaCCCATCTCGGATTGTAAAGATCTCTTCTTTCTGGTCCTGATTTAGGATTATTAGAATCTCATTTCTGGGGttttttgaaatgggttttATTTATTGGATGACATGTGAATTTTCTCCTTTGGATGGTGAGGAATGAtgagataagaaaggggagCCCTGTCTCATCAAATCTCACAATTTTT
The sequence above is a segment of the Rhododendron vialii isolate Sample 1 chromosome 13a, ASM3025357v1 genome. Coding sequences within it:
- the LOC131314440 gene encoding acyl carrier protein 3, mitochondrial isoform X2; this encodes MRARVKMQSTRNMILCHLRVRVFPTQDVNALNRLSRQLCTFKSTSHDQIMTQVIGLVKKFDKIDATKVTEAADFQKDLCLDSLDRVELVMAFEQEFSIEIPDEKADRLTCCADVAKYIISEAQQKNMENS
- the LOC131314440 gene encoding acyl carrier protein 3, mitochondrial isoform X1, translating into MQPSSVLKENEARVKMQSTRNMILCHLRVRVFPTQDVNALNRLSRQLCTFKSTSHDQIMTQVIGLVKKFDKIDATKVTEAADFQKDLCLDSLDRVELVMAFEQEFSIEIPDEKADRLTCCADVAKYIISEAQQKNMENS